From the genome of Neisseria lisongii, one region includes:
- a CDS encoding HAD family hydrolase encodes MKNLAIFDLDNTLINTDSDHSWPQYLMKKGLVDVAYTEAQNEKFYRDYQNGCLNIDEFLKFHLAPLTRYSMEELADMHQEFMAEFITPHIMPMQQMLVESHRNAGDELLVISSTNEFIITPICRFFGIDNVIGTQLEIGADNRYTGNYIGTPSLKEGKITRLNEWLAARGETLASYEKVYFYSDSKNDLPLLCHVNEPVAVNPDAELEKEALAKGWPVLNFK; translated from the coding sequence ATGAAAAACCTAGCTATTTTCGATTTGGACAATACCCTGATCAATACCGATTCCGACCACTCATGGCCGCAATATCTGATGAAAAAAGGTTTGGTCGATGTTGCCTACACTGAAGCGCAAAATGAAAAATTCTATCGGGATTACCAAAACGGCTGCTTGAACATCGATGAATTTCTCAAATTCCATTTAGCGCCGCTCACCCGTTACAGCATGGAAGAGCTGGCGGATATGCACCAAGAATTTATGGCGGAATTTATCACCCCGCACATTATGCCCATGCAGCAAATGCTGGTAGAGAGCCACCGTAACGCAGGTGATGAATTGCTGGTGATTTCGTCCACCAACGAATTTATCATCACCCCGATTTGCCGCTTTTTCGGCATTGACAACGTGATTGGTACGCAGTTGGAAATCGGTGCCGACAACCGCTATACCGGCAACTATATCGGCACACCGAGCCTGAAAGAGGGCAAAATTACCCGCTTAAACGAATGGCTGGCAGCCAGAGGCGAAACCTTGGCAAGCTATGAAAAAGTCTATTTTTACAGCGATTCCAAAAACGATTTACCGCTGCTGTGCCATGTTAATGAACCGGTTGCCGTCAATCCCGATGCGGAATTAGAAAAAGAGGCATTAGCAAAAGGCTGGCCGGTATTGAATTTCAAATAA
- the hda gene encoding DnaA regulatory inactivator Hda, whose translation MNQLILDFDTHDYPSFDKFLGTSNAELVYVLQRQYSQFLYVWGEEGSGKSHLLQAWVAQALDAGKAAVYVDAAAMPFTEAAFDAEYIAIDQVERLDHEEQALLFAIFNRFRNSGKGCLLLSSEFTPQQLIIREDLRTRMAYCLVYEVKPLTDQEKIDALVSMAAAKQVGIDAEIFEYLLKHWRRDMDSLVKMLDTLDDYAVMIGKRMTLPLLRQLLKQQETA comes from the coding sequence GTGAATCAGCTTATTTTGGATTTTGACACCCACGACTACCCGAGTTTCGATAAATTTTTGGGAACGTCCAATGCCGAACTGGTGTATGTGCTGCAGCGGCAGTACAGCCAGTTTCTCTATGTTTGGGGCGAAGAGGGTTCGGGCAAAAGCCATCTGCTGCAGGCGTGGGTGGCGCAGGCGCTGGACGCAGGCAAAGCGGCGGTGTATGTCGATGCTGCTGCGATGCCGTTTACCGAAGCCGCATTTGATGCCGAATACATTGCCATCGACCAAGTTGAGCGGCTCGATCATGAAGAACAGGCGCTGCTGTTTGCCATTTTCAACCGCTTCCGCAACAGCGGCAAAGGCTGCTTGCTGCTCAGTTCCGAATTTACCCCGCAGCAGCTGATTATCCGTGAAGATTTGCGCACCCGCATGGCGTATTGTCTGGTGTATGAAGTCAAGCCGCTGACCGATCAGGAAAAAATTGATGCGCTGGTCAGCATGGCGGCAGCCAAACAAGTCGGTATTGATGCCGAAATCTTCGAATATCTGCTCAAACACTGGCGGCGGGATATGGACAGCTTGGTCAAAATGCTCGATACCCTTGACGACTATGCCGTGATGATCGGCAAACGCATGACCTTGCCGCTCTTGCGCCAGCTTTTGAAACAACAGGAAACCGCATGA
- a CDS encoding DedA family protein yields MIASLIDFILHIDVHLTELSLQYGVWLYAILFLIIFCETGLVATPFLPGDSLLFAAGGIAAVGAVDIHLMVLLLIIAAILGDAVNFIIGKYFGTKLFANPDSKIFRCSYLDKTHAFYAKHGGKTIIIARFVPIVRTFAPFVAGMGNMPYAAFIRYNIIGAVLWVVLFAYGGYFFANIPFVKNNLSLVMLAIIVLSVLPAVIEIWRARRKSRHAA; encoded by the coding sequence ATGATCGCCAGCCTGATTGACTTTATCCTTCATATCGATGTCCACCTGACCGAATTATCGCTGCAATACGGCGTTTGGCTGTATGCCATTCTGTTTCTGATTATTTTCTGCGAAACCGGTCTGGTTGCCACGCCGTTTCTGCCGGGCGATTCGCTGCTGTTTGCCGCAGGCGGCATTGCGGCGGTGGGGGCGGTCGATATTCATCTGATGGTGCTGCTGCTGATTATCGCTGCTATTCTCGGCGATGCGGTCAATTTCATCATCGGCAAATATTTCGGCACCAAGCTGTTTGCCAATCCTGATTCTAAAATTTTCCGCTGCAGCTATTTGGACAAAACTCATGCGTTTTACGCAAAACACGGCGGCAAAACCATCATTATTGCCCGCTTTGTGCCGATTGTCCGCACCTTTGCCCCGTTTGTCGCCGGCATGGGCAATATGCCGTATGCCGCCTTTATCCGCTACAACATCATCGGCGCTGTCTTATGGGTTGTGCTGTTTGCTTACGGCGGCTATTTTTTCGCCAATATCCCGTTTGTCAAAAACAATCTGAGCTTGGTGATGCTCGCCATTATCGTGCTTTCCGTATTGCCTGCCGTTATCGAAATCTGGCGCGCCCGCCGCAAAAGCAGACACGCCGCCTGA
- the aroD gene encoding type I 3-dehydroquinate dehydratase, which produces MKTVHLKHIELGAGVPKIAVPLVAKDSDGLLQAVAAVRQVGADIVEFRADFLENAGNVDFVLAQTALVREALPDTPLLFTFRRSAEGGSFPCSDSDYFALLQRVAVSGLIDMLDIELFAGKAGVQQTIAAAKAVGVAVLLCNHDFQATPPQPEITGRLKSMAELGADVCKIAVMPQSADDVLTLLAATAEARKAIDCPIVTMSMGKLGAISRLAGQTFGSAMTFGTAGQESAPGQIPADKLREILAALSLG; this is translated from the coding sequence GTGAAAACTGTTCATCTCAAACATATCGAATTGGGCGCAGGTGTGCCGAAAATTGCTGTGCCGCTGGTGGCGAAAGATTCAGACGGCCTGTTGCAGGCGGTGGCGGCGGTGCGGCAGGTTGGAGCGGATATTGTTGAATTTCGGGCAGACTTTCTGGAAAACGCAGGCAATGTCGATTTTGTGCTGGCACAAACGGCGCTGGTGCGGGAAGCCTTACCGGATACGCCGCTGCTGTTTACCTTCCGGCGGTCGGCAGAGGGCGGCAGTTTCCCGTGCAGCGACAGCGATTATTTTGCCCTGTTGCAGCGGGTTGCCGTATCGGGTTTGATTGATATGCTGGATATTGAGTTGTTTGCCGGGAAAGCGGGTGTACAGCAGACGATTGCAGCGGCGAAAGCAGTAGGGGTGGCGGTATTGCTGTGCAACCATGATTTTCAGGCAACGCCGCCGCAACCGGAAATCACAGGCCGTCTGAAAAGCATGGCGGAACTTGGGGCGGACGTGTGCAAAATTGCGGTGATGCCGCAATCGGCAGACGATGTGCTGACGCTGCTGGCGGCTACGGCGGAAGCCCGTAAAGCGATAGATTGCCCGATTGTTACCATGTCTATGGGCAAACTGGGCGCAATCAGCCGTTTGGCAGGGCAGACTTTCGGTTCGGCGATGACGTTCGGCACAGCAGGGCAGGAATCAGCGCCGGGGCAGATTCCTGCGGATAAACTGCGGGAAATTTTGGCAGCGTTATCGCTCGGTTGA
- a CDS encoding ester cyclase, which produces MSYETLIRNYMQAWNDHNPQAAGEFLAEDVTFYDASIGTPLEGRTNVRDNGIALFIGAVPDVKWEMTSPPIVGPDGIAYQWRFSGTNTGAWDENTPATGKAFAFEGATFIRIKDGKIAYQGDYYDALNFHKQLGWL; this is translated from the coding sequence ATGTCTTACGAAACTTTGATCCGTAACTACATGCAGGCTTGGAACGACCATAACCCGCAAGCCGCAGGTGAGTTTTTGGCTGAAGACGTTACCTTTTACGATGCCAGCATCGGCACACCGCTGGAAGGTCGTACCAACGTGCGGGACAACGGTATCGCCCTGTTTATCGGCGCTGTACCCGATGTAAAATGGGAAATGACCAGTCCGCCGATTGTCGGCCCGGACGGCATTGCCTACCAATGGCGTTTTTCCGGCACCAATACCGGTGCATGGGACGAAAACACACCGGCTACCGGCAAAGCCTTTGCGTTTGAAGGTGCAACCTTTATCCGCATCAAAGACGGTAAAATCGCTTACCAAGGCGACTATTACGACGCTCTGAATTTCCACAAACAACTGGGCTGGCTGTAA
- a CDS encoding gamma-aminobutyraldehyde dehydrogenase: MQKLKHFINGEYVEPKGSEYFDLISPVTGEAYAQSPIGTDADVEAAYAAAATAFQEWKRSTPSMRQKALLALADAIEANGDKLVEVQSRETGQIKSLIASEEVATSADQIRFLAGAARCLEGKSTGEYLAGTTSSIRREPLGVVGQVTPWNYPLMMAVWKIAPALAAGNTVILKPSDTTPQSTLLLAELAAPLFPKGAINVLLGKADTGSKIVSLPGVAMVSITGSVRAGIQVAKTASEHLARPHLELGGKAPVVVFADANLERAAEHIAITGFFNAGQDCTAASRVLVEASVYDKFVELMVEQAKNTKFGSPDDEDALYGALNNQNQLERVSGFFDRLPSYAKVETGGKRADRPGFYFEPTIITGLKQEDEAIQTEVFGPVITIQKFENDDEALAMANGVDYGLASSVWTADHSRAQRFSRELDFGTVWINTHIPLTGEMPHGGFKMSGYGKDLSLYALEEYTRIKHVMSNHEL; the protein is encoded by the coding sequence ATGCAAAAATTAAAACATTTCATCAATGGCGAATATGTAGAACCTAAAGGTTCGGAATATTTCGACCTGATCAGTCCGGTAACCGGCGAAGCCTATGCGCAATCGCCGATCGGCACCGATGCCGATGTGGAAGCTGCTTATGCCGCCGCCGCCACCGCATTCCAAGAATGGAAACGCTCTACGCCGTCTATGCGCCAAAAAGCCCTGCTGGCATTGGCCGATGCGATTGAAGCCAACGGCGACAAACTGGTTGAAGTGCAAAGTCGTGAAACCGGTCAGATTAAGAGCCTGATTGCCAGCGAAGAAGTAGCGACTTCCGCCGACCAAATCCGCTTTTTGGCAGGTGCAGCACGCTGCTTGGAAGGCAAATCCACCGGCGAATATCTGGCAGGCACCACTTCCAGCATCCGCCGCGAGCCTTTGGGCGTAGTGGGTCAGGTAACACCGTGGAACTATCCGCTGATGATGGCGGTTTGGAAAATTGCACCGGCACTGGCTGCGGGCAATACTGTGATTCTGAAACCGAGCGACACCACTCCGCAAAGCACACTGCTGCTGGCCGAGTTGGCTGCACCGCTGTTCCCGAAAGGCGCAATCAACGTCCTGCTGGGTAAAGCCGATACCGGCAGCAAAATCGTTTCATTGCCGGGCGTAGCGATGGTATCGATTACCGGCTCTGTGCGTGCCGGTATCCAAGTGGCGAAAACTGCTTCCGAACATCTGGCGCGTCCGCACTTGGAACTGGGCGGTAAAGCGCCGGTTGTGGTGTTTGCCGATGCCAATTTGGAACGTGCCGCCGAGCATATCGCCATTACCGGCTTCTTCAATGCCGGTCAAGACTGTACCGCCGCTTCCCGTGTTTTGGTTGAGGCCAGCGTGTACGACAAATTTGTCGAACTGATGGTCGAACAGGCGAAAAATACCAAATTCGGTTCGCCTGACGATGAAGACGCACTCTACGGCGCATTGAACAACCAAAACCAACTGGAACGTGTATCCGGCTTCTTCGACCGTTTGCCGTCTTACGCCAAAGTAGAAACCGGCGGCAAACGTGCCGACCGTCCGGGCTTCTATTTCGAGCCGACCATTATTACCGGCCTGAAACAGGAAGACGAAGCCATTCAGACCGAAGTGTTCGGCCCGGTGATTACCATTCAGAAATTTGAAAACGACGACGAAGCGCTGGCAATGGCCAACGGCGTGGATTACGGTTTGGCATCAAGCGTATGGACCGCCGACCATTCCCGTGCGCAACGCTTCAGCCGCGAATTGGATTTCGGTACCGTGTGGATCAACACCCATATCCCATTGACCGGCGAAATGCCGCACGGCGGTTTCAAAATGTCGGGCTACGGCAAAGACCTGTCGCTCTACGCTTTGGAAGAATACACCCGTATCAAACATGTGATGAGCAATCACGAATTATAA
- a CDS encoding aromatic amino acid transport family protein: MSDVLKAEKITFTEGVAMIIGTNIGAGILSVSYAARKAGYLPLLFWLVVVGVITTITMLYVAEATLRTRQHEQLSGLAKRYVGKWGSWLMFASVTVNALGALVAYMGGSGRLMNSLFGIDKGLGSILFFIPAALVLGLGLKALGRSEKVITALMVAMLLVLVGATLLFPQTNFEHLLDGSWAYMVPVFNLVVFIYCAQYIVPEMARGLAHKPEQLPKAIITGMTCTFVLIALVPLSVISLNGLDNITEVATIAWGQALGSWAFFTANGFALFAMLTSYWGIGGSFLTNIADRFSLPVDDNKKARFLAVAIVSLPPFVLAYSGMVGFVDALYFAGVFSGVVLSIVPFLIIKGARANGEIQPQWRCPDWMLSPLVYCLIFLLYSASAVYAVAAKLNMLPAGW, from the coding sequence ATGTCTGATGTTCTGAAAGCTGAAAAGATTACCTTTACCGAAGGAGTGGCGATGATTATCGGCACCAATATCGGTGCGGGGATTTTGTCGGTGTCGTATGCGGCACGCAAAGCGGGTTATTTACCGCTGCTGTTCTGGCTGGTGGTGGTCGGCGTGATTACCACGATTACCATGCTTTATGTCGCCGAAGCCACGCTGCGTACCCGCCAACACGAGCAGTTGAGCGGTTTGGCCAAACGCTATGTCGGCAAATGGGGTTCGTGGCTGATGTTTGCTTCGGTAACGGTCAATGCGCTGGGCGCACTGGTTGCCTACATGGGCGGCAGCGGCAGGCTGATGAATTCCCTGTTCGGTATCGATAAAGGCTTGGGCAGCATTCTGTTTTTTATTCCGGCAGCGCTGGTGTTGGGCTTGGGTCTGAAAGCCTTAGGCCGCAGCGAAAAAGTGATTACTGCATTGATGGTGGCAATGCTGCTGGTGTTGGTGGGCGCAACGCTGCTGTTCCCGCAAACCAATTTCGAACATTTACTGGACGGCAGTTGGGCATATATGGTGCCGGTGTTCAATCTGGTGGTGTTTATCTATTGCGCACAATATATCGTGCCTGAAATGGCGCGCGGCTTGGCGCACAAGCCCGAACAGTTGCCCAAAGCGATTATTACCGGCATGACCTGTACGTTTGTCTTGATTGCCTTGGTGCCGCTGTCGGTGATTTCGCTCAACGGCTTGGACAATATTACCGAAGTCGCCACCATCGCATGGGGACAGGCTTTGGGCAGTTGGGCATTTTTCACCGCCAACGGTTTTGCCCTGTTTGCCATGCTGACTTCCTACTGGGGTATCGGCGGCAGCTTCCTGACCAATATCGCCGACCGCTTCAGCTTGCCGGTAGACGACAATAAAAAAGCCCGTTTCCTTGCCGTAGCGATTGTTTCTTTGCCGCCTTTCGTGCTGGCGTACAGCGGCATGGTGGGATTTGTGGATGCACTGTATTTTGCCGGCGTATTCAGCGGCGTGGTGTTGAGCATCGTTCCGTTTCTGATTATCAAAGGCGCACGGGCAAACGGTGAAATCCAACCGCAATGGCGTTGCCCCGACTGGATGCTGTCGCCGCTGGTGTATTGCCTGATTTTCCTGCTGTATTCCGCCAGCGCCGTGTATGCGGTTGCCGCCAAACTGAACATGTTGCCGGCAGGCTGGTAA
- a CDS encoding NAD-dependent succinate-semialdehyde dehydrogenase: MQNVQYLLNHPDVSLTPLSDGIAVNNPATGEILAYVRKTSVDELNQKIGQAEAAQQQWRQKTALERADILWAWYRAIHEHKENLARLMTMEQGKSLTESRGEMDYAASFIRWFAEEARRIDGDILTSVKPTQKLLVIKQPVGVTAAITPWNFPAAMITRKAAPALAAGCAMLVKPASQTPLTAYALANLAYQAGVPQDLMPIVSGKAAQISETFAHNPIVRKISFTGSTEVGAEIFRQSSGQIKKLSLELGGNAPFIVFDDADLDKAAEGLLASKFRNSGQTCVCTNRVYAHAAVYDDFCAKVAEKAAQLKLGNGLENGVQQGPLIDEKAVAKVEQHIADALGKGASCLTGGKRSDLGGSFFEPTVLKNVTSEMAVAKEETFGPLCPVFRFEDEADVVRQANDTEFGLAAYFFTADTARQWRVGEALEYGMVGVNTGLISNEAAPFGGIKSSGLGREGSRYGIEEYLEIKYMCVDVG, translated from the coding sequence ATGCAGAACGTACAGTATTTATTAAACCACCCCGATGTTTCGCTGACTCCGCTTTCAGACGGCATCGCCGTGAATAATCCGGCAACCGGCGAAATTTTGGCTTATGTGCGCAAAACCTCGGTTGATGAGTTAAACCAAAAAATCGGCCAAGCGGAAGCAGCGCAGCAGCAATGGCGGCAGAAAACCGCTTTGGAACGAGCCGATATTTTGTGGGCGTGGTATCGTGCTATTCACGAACACAAAGAAAATCTTGCCCGCCTGATGACGATGGAGCAGGGCAAAAGCCTGACCGAATCCCGCGGCGAAATGGATTATGCCGCCAGCTTTATCCGCTGGTTTGCCGAAGAAGCCCGCCGCATCGATGGCGATATTCTGACTTCGGTTAAGCCGACGCAGAAATTATTGGTTATCAAACAGCCGGTCGGCGTAACCGCCGCCATCACACCGTGGAATTTCCCGGCGGCGATGATTACCCGCAAAGCCGCCCCCGCATTGGCGGCAGGTTGCGCCATGTTGGTCAAACCCGCTTCGCAAACGCCGCTGACCGCCTATGCTTTGGCGAATTTGGCGTATCAGGCAGGCGTGCCGCAGGATTTGATGCCGATTGTCAGCGGCAAAGCGGCGCAAATCAGCGAAACCTTTGCCCACAATCCGATTGTCCGCAAAATCAGCTTTACTGGTTCGACCGAAGTCGGCGCAGAAATTTTCCGCCAATCTTCAGGTCAAATCAAAAAACTGAGCTTGGAATTGGGCGGCAATGCACCGTTTATCGTGTTTGACGATGCGGATTTGGACAAAGCGGCAGAAGGCTTGCTGGCAAGCAAATTCCGCAACAGCGGTCAAACCTGCGTCTGCACCAACCGTGTGTATGCCCATGCGGCGGTTTACGATGATTTTTGCGCCAAAGTTGCCGAAAAAGCGGCGCAACTGAAACTGGGCAACGGCTTGGAAAACGGCGTACAGCAAGGCCCGCTGATTGACGAAAAAGCCGTGGCAAAAGTCGAGCAGCACATTGCCGATGCTTTGGGCAAAGGCGCAAGCTGTCTGACCGGCGGCAAACGCAGCGATTTGGGCGGTTCGTTTTTCGAGCCGACCGTATTGAAAAACGTTACCTCTGAAATGGCAGTGGCGAAAGAAGAAACCTTCGGCCCGCTGTGTCCGGTGTTCCGTTTTGAAGATGAAGCGGATGTGGTACGCCAAGCCAACGATACCGAATTCGGTCTGGCAGCGTATTTCTTCACCGCAGATACCGCCCGTCAATGGCGTGTCGGCGAAGCCTTAGAATACGGCATGGTCGGCGTAAACACAGGCTTAATCAGCAATGAAGCGGCTCCGTTCGGCGGCATTAAGTCCAGCGGTTTGGGTCGTGAAGGCAGCCGTTACGGCATCGAAGAATATTTGGAAATCAAATATATGTGTGTCGATGTCGGTTGA
- the gabT gene encoding 4-aminobutyrate--2-oxoglutarate transaminase: MNSLEKLRNALPNGAAVMCDWFAESAQNAVIKTTDGREFTDFAGGIGVLNTGHMHPKVVAAVEAQLKKFSHTAFQVVPYGSYVELAERINALVPISGKVKSQFFSSGAEAVENAVKIARAYTKRDGIIAFGGAFHGRTLMTLALTGKVQPYAADFGAMPTGVYHALYPSKTQDVSVEEALKSIKRIFKSDIAPTDVAAIILEPVQGEGGFNVCPPEFMRALRAICDEHGIVLIADEVQSGFARTGKLFAMEHYDVQADIMTMAKSMAGGFVLSGVSGRAEIMDAPRPGGLGGTYAGNPLGVAASLAVLDVIEEEKLLQRSQQLGERLTTFLKGLNAPEISDIRGLGSMVAVEFGDDENPRTEFAAKVKNYAMANNLLLLTCGVHGNVIRFLYPLTIEDERFDRALEIIKQGVEAARS; this comes from the coding sequence ATGAATTCATTAGAGAAACTGAGAAACGCCCTGCCTAACGGCGCAGCCGTGATGTGCGACTGGTTTGCGGAATCTGCACAAAATGCAGTGATCAAAACCACCGACGGACGGGAATTTACCGATTTTGCCGGCGGTATCGGCGTGCTGAATACCGGCCATATGCACCCGAAAGTGGTGGCGGCGGTAGAAGCGCAGTTGAAAAAATTCAGCCACACCGCTTTCCAAGTTGTGCCTTACGGCAGCTATGTCGAACTGGCAGAACGGATTAACGCTTTGGTACCGATTAGCGGCAAAGTGAAAAGCCAATTCTTTTCCAGCGGCGCAGAAGCCGTAGAAAACGCCGTAAAAATCGCCCGTGCCTATACCAAACGGGACGGCATTATCGCCTTCGGCGGCGCATTCCACGGCCGTACACTGATGACGTTGGCGCTAACCGGCAAAGTGCAGCCTTATGCCGCCGATTTCGGCGCAATGCCGACCGGCGTGTACCATGCGCTGTATCCTTCCAAAACCCAAGATGTCAGCGTTGAAGAAGCGCTGAAAAGTATTAAACGCATTTTCAAAAGCGATATTGCACCGACCGATGTTGCCGCCATTATTCTTGAGCCGGTACAGGGCGAAGGCGGTTTCAATGTTTGTCCTCCGGAATTTATGCGTGCGCTGCGTGCAATTTGTGACGAACACGGCATTGTGCTGATTGCCGACGAAGTGCAGTCCGGCTTTGCCCGCACCGGCAAACTGTTTGCAATGGAACATTACGACGTTCAGGCAGACATTATGACCATGGCGAAAAGTATGGCCGGCGGCTTCGTGTTGAGTGGCGTGTCGGGCCGTGCAGAAATTATGGACGCACCACGTCCGGGCGGTTTGGGCGGTACTTATGCCGGTAACCCGCTGGGTGTTGCGGCATCGCTGGCAGTATTGGACGTAATTGAAGAAGAAAAACTGCTGCAACGTTCGCAACAGTTGGGCGAACGCCTGACCACCTTCCTGAAAGGTCTGAATGCACCGGAAATCAGCGATATCCGCGGTTTGGGTTCGATGGTGGCCGTGGAATTCGGTGATGACGAAAATCCGCGCACCGAATTTGCCGCCAAAGTGAAAAACTATGCAATGGCCAACAATCTGCTGCTGCTTACCTGCGGCGTACACGGCAACGTTATCCGCTTCCTGTATCCGCTGACGATTGAAGACGAACGCTTCGACCGTGCCTTGGAAATCATCAAACAAGGCGTGGAAGCCGCCCGAAGCTGA
- a CDS encoding IclR family transcriptional regulator: MKTATTAPALERAIRILNLLTQAGSPLSGADIAKQLALPRSSVHGLLMQLLQTDLIRKTDERHFVLGAHTMYWANGFLAQQNIVNDFQTAISRIPELDSYTLTLSALSGNQVVYLACRNSQQAPLGFEFRMGMQLPAVFTATGKVMLSTLPQDEILQLLPELPPPYTETSVRNHEELFAELETVRRQGYAVDNGQLRLGMHCFGVAVTDYSGRAGYGIAVSLIEREVNETNRSQLVSGLKKLAQSLSASLGSLTRSR, translated from the coding sequence ATGAAAACTGCAACCACCGCCCCCGCACTCGAACGTGCCATCCGTATTTTAAATTTGCTGACGCAGGCCGGTTCGCCCTTGAGCGGTGCCGACATCGCCAAGCAGCTGGCTCTGCCCCGCAGCAGCGTACACGGCCTGCTGATGCAGCTTTTGCAGACCGATTTAATCCGCAAAACCGACGAACGCCATTTTGTTTTGGGCGCACACACAATGTATTGGGCCAACGGTTTTTTGGCGCAACAGAATATTGTCAATGATTTTCAGACGGCCATCAGCAGGATTCCCGAACTGGATTCCTACACTCTGACCCTGAGTGCCTTGAGCGGCAACCAAGTGGTGTATCTCGCCTGCCGCAACAGCCAGCAGGCACCGCTGGGCTTTGAGTTCCGCATGGGTATGCAGCTGCCCGCCGTATTTACCGCCACCGGCAAAGTGATGCTCAGCACGCTGCCGCAGGACGAAATCCTGCAACTGCTGCCCGAGCTGCCGCCGCCCTATACCGAAACCAGCGTCCGCAACCATGAAGAACTGTTTGCCGAACTGGAAACCGTCCGCCGCCAAGGTTATGCGGTGGACAACGGCCAACTGCGGCTGGGGATGCACTGCTTCGGCGTGGCGGTAACCGACTATTCCGGCCGTGCCGGTTACGGCATCGCCGTCAGCCTGATTGAGCGGGAAGTCAATGAAACCAACCGCAGCCAACTGGTTTCAGGGCTGAAAAAACTGGCGCAGAGCCTGTCGGCTTCTTTAGGCTCGCTTACCCGCTCCCGCTGA